The genome window TATGTTATTCAAGTCTCTGGTTCCACAGATCTCAGCTGAGCAGAAAGTGCCATGGTTTTGACAGTGCATTCATCACCCAGTACAACACGCCAGTTGGAGCAAAGATTGTGTATGATGGAGAAAAGACGCGCACCCTCCAGGTGACCCCGGAGATTTTCAGCACCTTCCCAAAGGTACATTATCATTGCGCAGTAAGGATGATGGCAACCATACATATAATACAATGAGCAAAGAAAACACGTGATACAAAcataagttaagttaagttaagcaATGTCAACAGGTTTTTCATGCTTAACATGCGTCATTGGGCCAATTCAAACACAAATGATAGTTTCAGGTTGTCGGTTCCAGAGGTTGGAGAGCAACATTCCTAAGATGGCAGAAATGACTTGTTAAATGAGAGAATGAACACGTCTGAGTAATAACGATTCAGAGTTAAAGAGTCAGAATGTGAAATACAGGACTGAGCCACACTTTGTGGCACGTTCAATGTCTTTCACAATCATTCTTGTTCAGTCTCCGGAAGTGACCATCACGTCACTGTATGACCATTCCAtgcttttaaatattattattaataattctctTCATTAATAATTCCAGGAGCATCCATTTTCAAACAAAATATGGGGAACATGTTCCGTTGTTGGGAACGGTGGGATCCTGTCCAACAGCAGCTGTGGAAAGATGATTGATTCAGCAGAGTTTGTTATGAGGttagaaaaaggacatttaaacaGAATTAAACTCATCTCTTTAGAAATAAGCAAGAAATAACAACCCTGACATCTTCTGTGTGGCTTGTTCAGGTGTAACCTACCTCCCTTGGACAACGGCTATGAGAATGATGTGGGGATCAAGACTGACCTCGTGACAGCAAATCCAAGCATCCTCATTAAGAAGTGAGTGACAGGACAAATCTCTGCCCCTTAAAACGTCTCCTTTTTGTCATGGTGCTTCACATCTGCTGTTCATTTTACAGATACGGGTCTCTGCAACAACGTCGGCGTCCGTTTGTGGAAAGTCTGCGTAGCTATGGCAACTCTTTGCTGCTCCTTCCCGCCTTCTCCTACGGCTTCAACACGCCTTTGTCCCTGCGGGCCGTGTACAGCATTGAGGACTTTAAAAGCCCCACCCGGCCTGTCTTCTTCAACCCCGAGTACCTGGAGAGTTTGGGCCTCTTCTGGCGCTCCAGAGGCCTAAAAGCAGCACGTGCCAGCACCGGCCTGATGATGGCGAGCTTGGCGCTGGAACACTGTACCGATGTGCATCTTTATGGGTTCTGGCCCTTTGGTAATCACCCCCAGGGACTCCATGCGCTGACTAACCACTACTACGATGACGTACAACCTAAAAACACAGTCCATGCCATGCCGGTTGAGTTTGAATTCTTGTTGCAGCTGCATAGTCAGGGGGTGCTCAGGCTTCACCTGGAAGATTGTCAGCCAGGTGAAAAGTAGTTCCCAAACCCAGCAGAAGGGCCGGGGAGAAGTGCCTCGATTTGTAGCCCACTCGCTTATAAAGTCTTTCATATCATTTTGAATGAACGGACAGATAATTTGGGCTCATGACATGTGTCCAAACACTAGGTGGGTTTGTATGTGTGGATCTGCTATTGA of Gasterosteus aculeatus chromosome 11, fGasAcu3.hap1.1, whole genome shotgun sequence contains these proteins:
- the LOC100174868 gene encoding alpha 2,8-sialyltransferase ST8Sia VI (The RefSeq protein has 5 substitutions compared to this genomic sequence), with amino-acid sequence MRGRRLKPLFSLGIALFCLGILLTALVWYNGNSNVETRQLSLEKKRAPPPSELCKGCRQFIDKVRERYNKTWIKQVDDYLEFRSQLSRKCHGFDSAFITQYNTPVGAKIVYDGEKTRTLQVTPEIFSTFPKEHPFSNKIWGTCSVVGNGGILSNSSCGKMIDSAEFVMRCNLPPLDNGYENDVGIKTDLVTANPSILIKKYGSLQQRRRPFVESLRSYGNSLLLLPAFSYGFNTPLSLRAVYSIEDFKSPTRPVFFNPEYLESLGLFWRSRGLKAVRASTGLMMASLALEHCTDVHLYGFWPFGNHPQGLHALTNHYYDDVQPKNTVHAMPVEFEFLLQLHSQGVLRLHLEDCQPGEK